From Thunnus albacares chromosome 22, fThuAlb1.1, whole genome shotgun sequence, the proteins below share one genomic window:
- the LOC122973744 gene encoding complement C1q-like protein 3, producing MILFVCLLVFFCCSLNVAQLGDELQTDSCVSQSEFAAMKEKLEILENMLKDSETRLINSESQIAELKYQANQKTIFSAALGGRGTIGPFNKDTSLIYRKVITNVGTAYSPSTGIFTAPVAGVYYFTIFYHAGGEHEGKLFLYKNNQLMVMTHDHRSDSDTADNGGNAVFLQLQQGDQVYVHLAANAHAWGYDHHTTFSGFLVTQM from the exons ATGATTCTTTTCGTTTGTCTGCTggtgtttttctgctgcagtcTGAATGTTGCCCAGCTTGGGGATGAGTTACAAACTGACTCATGTGTTTCTCAGAGTGAGTTTGCTGCCATGAAAGAAAAATTGgaaattttggaaaatatgctgaAAGACAGTGAAACCAGGCTGATCAACAGTGAGAGCCAGATTGCTGAACTAAAGTATCAAg CAAACCAAAAGACGATATTTAGTGCAGCATTGGGAGGACGTGGCACCATTGGACCCTTCAACAAAGACACATCTTTAATCTACAGAAAAGTTATTACAAACGTTGGCACTGCTTACAGTCCATCAACAG GTATCTTCACTGCACCTGTTGCAGGTGTTTATTACTTTACCATCTTCTATCATGCTGGAGGAGAGCATGAGGGAAAGCTGTTCTTGTACAAGAACAACCAGCTGATGGTCATGACCCATGATCACCGGTCAGACTCTGATACAGCCGATAATGGAGGAAACGCAGTgttcctgcagctgcagcaagGTGACCAGGTGTATGTCCACTTGGCTGCAAACGCACATGCTTGGGGATACGACCACCATACAACTTTCAGCGGTTTTCTGgtcactcaaatgtaa
- the LOC122973745 gene encoding caprin-2-like, which produces MNLVIFSVMLVFCQLTLGQDTLETTDTEKTEMQSVCRLDVYDLLREIGALKEKMGGLENRLKESEKEIEELKSKEKREVVFSAAADASGHIGPFNTDTTLIYGSVIINTGSAYNQFTGIFTAPVTGVYYFIFFYHAGGTNPTNLSLYKNNEFVAMTYDHSTSHDGADNGGNAVFLQLQQGDQVSVRLGANTHIWAKHQQHMTTFSGFLLSQG; this is translated from the exons ATGAATCTCGTCATTTTTTCAGTCATGTTGGTGTTTTGCCAGCTGACTCTGGGCCAAGACACTCTTGAAACTACTGACACAGAGAAGACTGAAATGCAATCTGTCTGCCGTCTTGACGTGTATGATCTCCTGAGAGAAATTGGTgctttgaaagaaaaaatggGAGGCTTGGAAAACAGGCTTAaggaaagtgaaaaagagaTTGAAGAACTGAAAAGCAAAG AAAAACGTGAGGTAGTTTTCAGTGCAGCGGCAGATGCAAGTGGACACATTGGACCCTTCAACACAGACACGACCTTAATCTACGGATCAGTGATTATAAACACTGGCAGTGCCTACAATCAGTTCACAG GTATTTTCACTGCACCTGTTACAGGCGTTTACTACTTTATCTTCTTTTATCATGCCGGAGGAACAAACCCAACAAATCTATCACTCTACAAGAACAATGAGTTTGTGGCAATGACCTATGATCACAGTACATCACACGATGGGGCTGATAATGGAGGCAATGCAGTgttcctgcagctgcagcaagGGGACCAGGTGTCCGTGCGCTTGGGTGCAAATACACATATTTGGGCAAAACACCAACAACACATGACCACCTTCAGCGGTTTTCTGCTTAGTCAAGGGTGA